A window of Nodosilinea sp. PGN35 contains these coding sequences:
- a CDS encoding sigma-70 family RNA polymerase sigma factor, whose protein sequence is MSQSMFSTWSVSISAPKAAVKPEQLTSTELVALCQQRLRPERMMFAELLRRYQGHVDKLLYHLAPDWHDRADLAQEVWIRVYRNMRRLNDPAKFKGWLGRITTNLFYDELRRRKRNRATLSLDAPLALEDGSIDWDVPASAPGPVDTMMTREFYDQLHRAIADLPEVFRTTIVLREIQGLSYEEIAEMTEVSLGTVKSRIARARQRLQADLQPYLGH, encoded by the coding sequence ATGAGTCAATCCATGTTCTCGACCTGGTCTGTTTCCATCAGCGCCCCCAAGGCTGCTGTTAAGCCCGAACAGTTGACTAGCACGGAACTGGTAGCCCTCTGCCAGCAACGGCTACGGCCCGAGCGAATGATGTTCGCCGAACTTTTGCGGCGCTATCAGGGCCATGTAGACAAGCTGCTCTACCACCTGGCACCCGATTGGCACGATCGCGCTGACCTTGCCCAGGAAGTCTGGATTCGCGTGTACCGAAACATGCGCCGTCTGAACGATCCTGCCAAATTTAAGGGTTGGCTAGGCCGTATCACCACCAACCTCTTCTATGACGAACTGCGGCGGCGGAAGCGCAACCGCGCAACTCTCTCCCTCGATGCCCCCCTTGCCCTTGAGGATGGCAGCATCGACTGGGATGTGCCCGCCAGTGCTCCTGGCCCAGTCGATACCATGATGACCCGGGAGTTCTACGACCAGCTGCACCGTGCCATCGCCGATCTGCCCGAAGTTTTTCGCACCACGATTGTGCTGCGTGAGATTCAGGGGCTGTCCTACGAAGAAATTGCGGAGATGACTGAGGTGTCGTTGGGCACCGTCAAGTCTCGCATTGCCCGCGCTCGACAGCGATTGCAGGCCGATCTACAGCCCTACCTGGGCCACTGA
- a CDS encoding anti-sigma factor, with the protein MATFSYMPSQVQRSSSSDANSEESLPSAVLCCNDLDATKRDRFELLSAYLDGEVTPEERQQVLCWLQNDDGARALYNRLLTLRQGLRTQIAPDCDAEATLVGVFHCLNRRLRLVTMAGAGVAAIGVINLLSGGAGVGNPAWRMATSAPPETLQIALDQPAFPIPDAAPVSTDLGGRVEAGGLPVDSEL; encoded by the coding sequence ATGGCTACTTTTTCCTACATGCCTAGCCAGGTTCAGCGTTCATCCTCCAGCGATGCTAACTCAGAGGAGTCTTTGCCATCGGCTGTTCTCTGCTGTAATGACTTAGATGCCACTAAGCGCGATCGCTTTGAGTTGCTAAGCGCCTACCTCGACGGTGAAGTCACCCCCGAGGAGCGCCAGCAGGTTTTGTGCTGGCTGCAAAACGACGACGGCGCTCGCGCCCTTTACAATCGCCTGCTTACCCTGCGCCAGGGCCTGCGCACCCAAATCGCCCCCGACTGCGATGCCGAGGCAACCCTTGTCGGCGTCTTCCACTGCCTCAACCGTCGTCTGCGGTTGGTGACTATGGCCGGCGCGGGGGTGGCCGCCATCGGCGTGATCAACCTGTTGTCCGGCGGAGCGGGCGTTGGTAATCCTGCCTGGCGTATGGCCACCAGTGCTCCGCCCGAGACCCTGCAAATTGCCCTTGACCAGCCAGCGTTTCCCATTCCCGACGCAGCGCCCGTTTCTACCGATTTAGGCGGTCGGGTTGAGGCAGGTGGGTTGCCAGTTGATTCTGAGCTGTAG
- a CDS encoding NAD(P)H-quinone oxidoreductase subunit O has protein sequence MATTLKRGDLVRAVREKLENSLEATASDTRFPPYLFETRGEILDTSDDYALVKFGEVPTPNIWLRLDQLEKF, from the coding sequence ATGGCAACAACTCTAAAGCGGGGCGATCTCGTACGCGCCGTGCGCGAAAAGCTAGAGAATAGCCTGGAGGCTACCGCTAGCGATACTCGGTTTCCTCCCTACCTGTTTGAAACGCGGGGTGAAATTTTAGATACCAGTGACGACTATGCCCTGGTCAAATTTGGTGAGGTACCCACCCCTAATATCTGGCTGCGCCTCGACCAGCTAGAGAAGTTTTAG